One genomic segment of Belonocnema kinseyi isolate 2016_QV_RU_SX_M_011 chromosome 2, B_treatae_v1, whole genome shotgun sequence includes these proteins:
- the LOC117183068 gene encoding DNA-binding protein HEXBP-like, with translation MYRRLSSPKNLVSMSKTSDRPRQGKFSSKSLRGCIQAFIELDDAPAARLEKAGRLKVGWVSCQVKALTAETRCYRCHEFGHIARDCEGEDRSKICWRCDEEGHKSSVCQNLAARLSPSSFKKKV, from the exons ATGTACAGACGTCTGTCAAGCCCGAAGAACTTGGTGTCGATGTCAAAAACATCCGACAGACCAAGGCAGGGGAAGTTCTCCTCGAA GAGCCTCAGAGGCTGCATCCAAGCCTTCATAGAGTTGGATGATGCGCCAGCTGCCAGATTGGAGAAAGCGGGTAGATTAAAGGTGGGATGGGTGAGTTGCCAGGTGAAAGCATTAACTGCGGAAACCCGGTGCTACCGCTGCCACGAGTTTGGACACATAGCCCGAGACTGTGAAGGAGAAGACCGGAGCAAAATTTGCTGGCGGTGCGACGAAGAAGGACATAAGTCGTCAGTCTGCCAAAACCTGGCAGCACGGCTTTCGCCTTCGTCCTTCAAGAAGAAAGTCTAA